CGCCGCCATCTTGCGCCACAGCGCGATGCCGGCGCGCGGGTCGTAGCCGGCGCGCGACGAAATATCCAGGCCCACCAGGTCGGCCTCGCGCTCTTCGTCGCGCGAGAACTTCAGCACCAGGAACTGGCCGGCATAGTTGGCGGCGGTGCCGGTGATGTTCGGGTCGACCCCGAAGATCCCCGACAGCAGCGCGCCGCCGACGCGCGCGCCCAAAGCGGTGACATTGGTCTTGGCCAGGCGCTCGCGCCCGTGTTCGCGCAGCGCGTGCGCGATCTCGTGGCCCATGACGGCCGCCACTTCGTCGTCGTTCAGGTTCAGCTGCTCGATGATGCCGGTATAGAAGCCGATACGGCCGCCCGGCATGCAGAAGGCGTTGACCTGGTCGGACTTGAACAGGTTGACCTGCCATTCCCATTTGCTGGCGGCCGGATTCCAGCGCGTGGTCTGCGGGATGATGCGCTGGGCGATGACGCGCAGGCGTTTCAGCTGCGGGTCGCCTTCCGGCGCCAGCACGCCCTTCTGCTTGGCTTCGCCCACCATCTCGGTGTATTGCTGGCGCGCGGCTTCGTTGACCTGTTCTTCGGGCGCCAGCACGCGCATGCGCGACAGCGGCTTGACCGCGATGCCGTCCTGGACCACCTGGCTATTGTCCTGGGCAAGGCCCAGGCTGGTGGCGCTCATCAGGGTAAGGCAAAGGGCAAGGCGTTTCAGTTTTATCATCTCGTCACCGACAGGCTGTTGTTAGCAGCGCCATCCTCTCAGAAATTATTCAAAATGGGCAACACGCCCGCGCAGGATTGCCGAGGATCATGGCCCATAAGTCGCGTCCGCTCAAGCCGCGAACGCACATAAGCGTCATTACAGCGCTGGCGTTGCTTTCTTGCGCAAACGGAATACCGCCAGGCTGCCGCGCAGGTTCGGCAGGAATGTAACGACCTCGCCATCGGCCAGCGCCACGCACTCCAGCACTTCAAGGCCGCACGACACCGCCAGTTCCTGGAAATCGTAGATCGTGGCATACCGCACATTTGGCGTGTCATACCATTTATAGGGCAGCGAACGCGACATCGGCATGCGGCCCTTGAGCAGCGCAAGCCGGTGCGGCCAGTGCGCGAAATTGGGGAAGGACACGATGGCCTCGGTCCCCACCCGCACGATATCGCGCAGCAGCGCCTCGACGTGCTGCATCATCTGCAGCGAATTCAGGCACAGCACGGTGTCGAAGGTATTGTCGCCGAACAGGCCCAACCCCTTCTCCATATCGTGCTGGATCACGTTGATGCCGCGCGTGGTGCTCTCCAATACCTTGTCGTCGGCGATCTCGAGGCCATAGCCCGAGCAGCGCTTGCCGGATTCCAGGTAGCGCAGCATGGCGCCGTCGCCGCAGCCGACGTCCAGCACGTGGGCGCCCTCGCCCACCCAGTGCGCGATGAAGGCCAGGTCGGGGCGCAGGGTATTCAGGTCGTCGAAGTTCATGCGACCTCCAGCGCGATGCGGTTGTAATAGGCGCGCACCACGTTCATATAGCGTGCATCCTCGAGCAGGAAGGCGTCGTGGCCGTGCGGCGCGTCGATCTCGGCATAGCTGACGCGGCGCCGGTTGGAGATCAACGCTTCGACGATCTCGCGGCTGCGCTCGGGCGAGAAGCGCCAGTCGGTGGTGAACGAGGCGAGCAGGAACTGGGCCTTCGTTCCCGCCAGCGCCTTCGTCAGGTCGCCGCCATGCTCGCGCGCCGGATCGAAGTAATCCAGCGCCTTGGTGATCAACAAATAGGTGTTGGCGTCGAAGTATTCCGAAAACTTGTCGCCCTGGTAGCGCAAATAGGACTCGATCTCGAAGTCGATCCCAAAGTCGAAGTTGTAGTCGTTGGTTTCGGCCGCGTTGCGCAGCTTGCGTCCGAATTTCTCGGCCATGTCGTCGTTCGACAGGTAGGTGATGTGGCCGACCATGCGCGCCACTTTCAGGCCGTTCTTCGGCACCACGCCGTGCTCGTAGAAGTCGCCGCCGCGGTAGTCCGGATCGGTCAGGATCGCCTGGCGCGCAACGTCGTTGAAGGCGATGTTCTGGGCCGACAGCTTGGGCGTGGAGGCGATCACGATGCAGTGGCGCAGGCGCTCGGGGAACATGATGCTCCACGACAGGGCCTGCATGCCGCCCAGCGAGCCGCCCATCACGGCGGCGAATTGTTCGATGCCGAGGCGGTCGGCCAGGCGCGCCTGGGCCGCGACCCAGTCTTCGACCGTCACCAGCGGGAAGGCGGCGCCATACGGCTTGCCGGTGGCCGGGTTCACGTGCATCGGGCCGGTCGAGCCGAAGCAGGAACCGAGGTTGTTGATGCCGATGACGAAGAAGCGGTCGGTGTCGACCGGCTTGCCCGGGCCGACCATATTGTCCCACCAGCCTGCGCTTTTCGGCGTGGCATAGTGGCCGGCCACGTGGTGCGAGGCGTTGAGCGCATGGCAGATCAGCACCGCGTTCGACTTGTCGGCGTTGAGCGTGCCATAGGTTTCATACATCAGCGTGTAGTCGCCGAGCTGGGCGCCGCTCTGCAGGCGCAGGGGTTCGGCGAAATGCATCGCCTGCGGTGTGACTATTCCAAGAGATCCCATGGGGGTATTCAAATGTGTTGGGTGGTGCACGCGGCCGCCGGGAGCGCGGCCGCGGTGAAAAATCAGAGGGTCTGCAACTGCTCGACCGCGCTGGCGATCTCGCCCGGCTCCATCGCGCGCAGGATGCGCCGGGTACGGGTGGTGACCGCGCCCAGGTCGGTGTTCAATATCTCTTGCTTCACCGCCAGCAGCTGCGCCGGATGCATCGAGAACTCGCGCAAGCCCATGCCCAGCAACAGGCGGGTGAGCTTGACGTCGCCGGCCATCTCGCCGCAGACCGCCACGTCCAGGCCAGCCTTGCGGCCAGTGGCGATGGTCGAGGCGATCAGCTGCAATACGGCCGGGTGCAGCGGATTATACAGGTGCGCCACTTCGTAATCGACCCGGTCGATCGCCAGCAGATACTGGATCAGGTCATTCGTGCCGATCGACAGGAAATCCATGCGCCGCACGAACAGCGGCAACGCCAGCGCCGCGGCCGGGATCTCGATCATGGCGCCGACCTCGATGCCCTCGTCGTATTTGATACTCTCGTCGCGCAGCTGGGCCTTGGCCTGCTCGATCATGTTCAGGGTCTGGTCGATCTCGAAGGCATGCGCCAGCATCGGGATCAGGATCTTCACCTTGCCGAAGGCCGACGCGCGCAGGATGGCGCGCAACTGGGTCAGGAACATCTGCGGCTCGGCCAGGCAGTAGCGGATCGCGCGCAGGCCCAGGGCCGGATTGAGCGCGGTCTGGTCGGTCTGGTCGAGCGGCTTGTCGGCGCCGACGTCGAGCGTGCGGATCGTCACCGGGCGGCCCTTCATCGCCAGCACCGCCTTGCGGTACTGCTCGAACTGCTCGTCTTCGTCCGGAATCAGGAGGCCCTGGGCGCCGCGGCCCATGAACAGGAATTCGGAGCGGAACAGGCCGACGCCGTTGGCGCCCGCCTCCAGCGCGGCCGGGCAGTCGTCGGGCAGTTCGATATTGGCCAGTAGCGTGATCGGGGTGCCGTCCTGGGTCACGGCCGGCGTCTTCTTGAGCTTGAGCAGGCGCTTTCTCGCCTTGGCCAGCGCCGCCTGGCGCTCGCGGTACTGTTCGAGCACCAGCTGGCTCGGATTGCAGATCACCACGCCGGCGTCGCCGTCGACGATCACCCAATCGTCCTGCTCGACCAGGCGCGAAGCCTGGTCCATGCCCACCACGGCCGGGATGTCCAGGCTGCGCGCGACGATGGCGGTGTGCGAGTTCTGGCCGCCGACGTCGGTCACGAAGCCGATGAACGATGGCGTCCCGCCGTCGCGCTCGCGGAAGGCGAGCATGTCGGCCGGCGAGATATCGTGCGCCACCACGATCATCTGCGGCGGCGGCTGGTCTTCGTCGACCACGATCGGCGGCACGTTCAGGGCGCTGCCGGTCAGGACCTTCAATACGCGATCGGCCACCTGCTGGATGTCGTGCTTGCGCTCGCGCAGGTACTCGTCTTCGATCTCGTCGAACTGCGCCGAGAGTTCGTCGATCTGCGTCACCAGCGCCCACTCGGCGTTGTAGTGGCGCGCGCGGATGATGTCGAGCGGCGCCTCCGAGATCATCGGGTCGGACAGGATCAGGGCATGGACGTCGATGAAGGCGCCCAGCTCGGTCGGGGCATCCTTGGGCAGGTCGGTCCACAGCTCCTGCAGGTTGCGGTGCACGGCGGCGATCGCGTCCTGCAGGCGGCGCACCTCGTTCTCGACCTGGTCGTCGGCCACGATGTAGTGCTTGACGTCGAGCGCGGCCGGCGTCAGCAGGTGGGCGCGGCCGATCGCGATCCCGCGCGAGACCGGTATGCCGTGAAGGAGGAAGGAGGCCATCGAAGATTCCGCCGTGCGCAGTGCTACCGCATCCAGCGGCATTACTCGCCTTCGCCGAACTTGTCGTTGACCAGGGCCGCCAGGGCGGCGACGGCGGCTTCTTCATCCTTGCCGTCGGCTTCCAGGGTGACCTTGGCGCCCTTGCCGGCGGCCAGCATCATGACGCCCATGATCGACTTGGCATTGATGCGGCGGCCGTTGCGGGTGAGCCAGACGTCGCTCTGGTACTTGGCGGCCAGTTGCGTGAACTTGGCGGATGCGCGGGCGTGCAGTCCCAGCTTGTTGATGATCTCGAGTTCTTGTTGAATCATATTCGCTTTATCGTTGGTCTTGTCGAATCGCGCCCCCCGGCGCATGCACTACCGGCCTGCCATGGCCGCCTACCCTACCCGGATCCGGTTATCCACCCGCACCGCGCCGTTCTGGGCGCCCGCCAGCGCCATCTCGACCACCACGTCGAGCGTGTCGCGCCGATACGTGATCGCCCGCAGCAGCATCGGCAGGCTGATGCCAGCGATGACTTCCACGTGGCCGGCGTCGGCCAGCGAGTTGCAGCAATTGGACGGCGTGCCGCCCTTGACGTCGGTGATCACCAGCACCCCGTCGCCTTCGTCGAGGCGCGCGATCGCCTCGCGCGCGAGGCCGTTGACCTCGCCGATGTCCTGGTCGGCGGCCACGTCGATCGCCTCGAAGCGCTCGGTCGGACCGCGGAACACGTGCGCCACTGCCGCGATGAAAGCCTGGCCCAGCGGCGCGTGGGTCAGGAGCAGGATGCCTACCATGATGTTATTTGTTTACCTTTTGTTCGACCGCGTCGATGAACATCGCGGCCACGTCGAATCCGGCCTGGTCATGGATCTCCTGGAAACAGGTCGGGCTGGTCACGTTGACTTCGGTCAAGAAGTCGCCGATCACGTCTAATCCTACCAGCAACAGGCCGCGCTCGGCCAGCACCGGGCCAATGGCTTCGGCGATCTCGCGCTCGCGCGGGCTGATCGGCTGGGCCACGCCCAGGCCGCCGGCGGCGAGGTTGCCGCGCACTTCGCCACCCTGCGGGATGCGCGCCAGCACGAAGGGCACCGGCTTGCCGCCGATGACCAGCACCCGTTTGTCGCCCTTCTCGATGGCCGGGATGAATTTCTGGGCCATGATGGTGTTGCGGCCATTGTCGGTGAGCGTTTCGATGATCGCGCCCAGGTTCAGTCCATCGCTTTTCACCCGGAAGATGCCGGCGCCCCCCATCCCGTCCAGCGGCTTGAAGATCACGTCGCCGTGCTTGGCGTGGAAGGCGCGCAGGCGCGCTGCGTCGGACGTGACCATGGTCGGCGAGGTGTAGTCGCTGAACTGGCCGATGGCCATCTTTTCGTTGTGGTCGCGGATCGCGCGCGGGCTGTTGATCACGCACACGCCCTGGCGCTCGGCCAGTTCCAGCAGATAAGTGCCGTAGACATATTCCATGTCGAACGGCGGATCCTTGCGCTCGAGGATGGCGTCGAATTCGCCCAGGTTGACGTCCACCGCCGGATCGGCTCGGTACCATTCGTCGGCATCGCCCGTGAGGTGGATTTGCGCCACGCGCGCGCTGACGACGCCTTGTTCGAGCACCATGTCGCGCTGCTCGAAGTGGTAGATGGCATGGCCACGCCGCGCCGCCTCGCGCATCATGGCGAAGGTCGAATCCTTGTAAATCTTGAATCCGGACAGAGGGTCGGCGAGAAAGGCGATTTTCATGGGGCGTCCATTCGAGGTAATGCCTGATTTTAGCCCGAAACGGCAAATCTCGCGGACCGGGGCCTCATCCGTTCAGACTTGAAAATGCATCCCGGCAATTTGTCGGGTATCACGCGACGCGACTGAGACACCTCAAGCATGTCAATACGATCACGGAGGAGGATGGAGGCATGGATACCCAACCAAGCCAACAGGCCGAGCAGGAGCGCATCGAAGACGTCTATCGCAACTGGCATGGCGGCGCCGCGCTGGCGCGCTATGCCTGGCACCGGCCCGAGATCCTGCAGCAGGTGGCGGCGCGTGCGCGCGGCTTTGCCGAACTGCTTTCGTGCACGGTCGGTTCAGACCTGTCTGCCGTACAAGTACTCGACGTCGGCTGCGGCACCGGCGGCTTCCTGCGCCAGATGATCGACTGGGGCGCCAAGCCAGGCAACCTCACCGGCACCGAGCTGCAAAAAGACCGGCTCGATCATGCGCGCCGATGTACGGCGCACGGGGTGCGCTGGCACCTGGGCACGCTCGACGCGCTGCCGCCGGCGGGCTACGACCTCGTCACGGCGCAAACGGTGTTTTCCTCGGTGCTCGATCCGGCCCTGCGGCGCGAACTCGCGGCCCAGATGTGGAGCGCGCTGCGCCCGGGCGGCTGGTGCCTGGTGTTCGATTTTCGCTACGATAACCCACGCAACCGCAATGTGCGCCGTGTCACGCGGGCCGAGCTGCAAGCCTGGTGGCCGGGACGCGAACAGCGCTACCGCAGCCTGGTGCTGGCGCCGCCCATCCACCGGCTGCTGGCCGTCGCGCCGTACATGGTGTCAGAGCTGTTAACGGCGCTGGCGCCGGTGCTGCGCTCGCACTTCATGTATGTAGTGCGCAAGGATGAATGAACCGGCGCCAACCATGTACCAGCGGCGCCGGCCAGCCCCGGTCAATAAACTTCCGGATTCGGATCGGTGCGTTCCATCTCCAGCGACGCCGCCAGCATGCCCAGGCGCGCCACGACGCCATACACATAGAAGCGGTTCGGCGCCGCCGTGCCCGGCTTGGCTTTCAGGTCGGGCACCGCATGCTGCTGGGCGAAGGCCAGCGGCACGTATTGCGAGCCCGGCGAATTCAGGTTCTGGTCGATGCCGCGTTCGGCGTGCACGCGGTAGAAGCCGCCCACCACATAGCGGTCGATCATGTACACCACCGGTTCGGCCACGGCGTCGTCGATCGATTCGAACGTGGGCACGCCTTCCTGGATGATCAGGTCGGTCACGGCCACGCCATCCTTGATCACCGACATGCGGGCGCGCTGGGCCGGGGTCAGGTCGCGCACCTCGCTGGCGTCCTTGATGGTCATCACGCCCATGCCATAAGTGCCGGCGTCGGGCTTCAGGATCACGAAGGGCTTGCGCTCCTTCATGCCATATTCCTTGTACTTCTTCTTGATCTTCGAGAACAGCGCCGACACATTGTCGGCCAGCTCCTCGGTGCCGACGTTTTCGCGCAGGTCGACCTCGCCGCACTTGCTGTGCAGCGGGTTGACCAGCCACGGATCGATGTCGATCAGCTTGCCGAACTTCTTGGCCACCTCGTCGAAGGCCTTCAGGTGGTTGCTCTTGCGGCGCAGCGCCCAGCCCGCATGCAGCGGCGGCAGCAGCGATTGCTCGTGCACGTTCTCGAGGATGGCCGGGATTCCTGCCGAGAGGTCATTGTTCAGCAGGATGGTGCAGGGATCGAAATCGGCCAGGCCGACGCGGCGCCCGTTGGGCGAGCGCACCAGCGGCTCTACCACCAGCATATTGCCGTCAGGCAGGGCTAGCGGCGTCGGCTCGGTGACGTCCGGCGAGAACGAACCCAGGCGTACGTGCAGACCGGTCTGGCGGAAGATCTGCATCAGGCGCGCCACGTTCTGCAGGTACAACGGGTTGCGCGTATTCGTCTCCGGGACCAGGATCAGGTTGCGCGCGTCCGGGCAATACTTGTCGATCGCCGCCATCGCGGCCTGCACCGTCAGCGGCAGCATCTCGGTGGGCAGGTTGTTGAAGCCGCCCGGGAACAGGTTGGTGTCGACCGGCGCCAGTTTATAGCCGGCATTGCGCAGGTCGACCGAGCAATAAAACGGCGGTGTGTGCTCCTGCCACTCGAGCCGGAACCAGCGCTCGATGGCGGGCGTGGCTTCGAGAATCTTCTTTTCCAGGTCGAGCAGCGGACCGGTCTGGGCGGTGGCGAGGTGCGGAACCATGTAGGACGTCCTTGTTATGCGCTTCTTGTTGTTAATAATTCGGATATGTCATATGGGGTGCACCTGCCCTTTTTAAAGAGGCGTTGCCAATAACGCAAAAACGTCATCCCCGCGGAGGCGGGGACCCAAGTTCCCTGCACTGGCACTACGTAAAACGTAGCCACCATGCTAGCAAACTTGGGTCCCCGCCTGCGCGGGGACGACGTACTTGTACTGCTAACGCTTGTGCTGCTGGACTATATCAGTAACGGTACGCCGATTCGCCGTGGCTGGTAATGTCCAGGCCCTCGCGCTCTTCGTCTTCAGGCACCCGCAGGCCGATCACGATGTCGACCAGCTTGAAGGCGATGAAGGCCACGATCGCCGACCAGACGACGGTCACGACCACGCCGTGCGCCTGCACCAGCACCTGGCTGCCGATCGAGTAGCCGGTGGCCATGGCATTGGTGGTGTAGTCCCACACGCCCTGGCCGCCCAGCGACGGCGCCGCGAACACGCCGGTCAGCAGTGCGCCCAGGATGCCGCCCACGCCGTGCACTCCAAACACGTCGAGCGAATCGTCGGCGCGCAGCATGCGCTTCAGGCCGGTCACGCCCCACAGGCAGATGATACCAGCCAGCAGGCCCATGACCAAGGCGCCCATCGGCCCCACGAAGCCGGCGCCCGGGGTGATCGCCACCAGGCCCGAGATGGCGCCCGAGGCGGCGCCCAGCATCGAAGGTTTACGCTTGAAGATCCACTCGCCGGCGGCCCACGACACGGTGGCGGCGGCGGTTGCAAGCAGGGTGTTGATGAAGGCCAGCGCCGCGACGTCGCCCGCTTCGAGCGCCGAACCGGCGTTGAAGCCGAACCAGCCGACCCACAGCAGCGAGGCGCCGACCATCGTCATCGGCAGCGAGTGCGGAGCCATCGATTCCTTGCCATAGCCGACGCGCTTGCCGATCACGTAGGCGCCGACCAGGCCGGCTACGGCCGAGTTGATGTGCACCACGGTGCCGCCCGCGAAGTCGAGCGCGCCCTGCTGCCACAGGTAGCCCGCGCCGGCGCTGACGGTGGCCAGCGAAGCGGCATCGGTGATCGCGTCCGGACCGGCCCAGAACCAGACCATGTGCGCCATCGGCAGGTAGGCGAAAGTGAACCAGATCACGATGAAGGCCAGCACCGCGGCGAACTTGGCGCGTTCGGCGAACGAGCCGACGATCAGCGCGCAGGTGATGGCGGCGAAGGTGCCCTGGAAGGCGACGAAGATGAACTCGGGGATCATCACCTCTTTGGTAAACGTCGCGCCCATCGAGAAGGTGCCGGCGACCGGGTCCCAGATGCCCTGCAGGAAGGCGCGGTCGAAGCCGCCGATGAAGGCATTGTTACCGGTGAAGGCCAGCGAGTAGCCGTACAGGCACCACAGCACGATGATCAGCGAAAACACCATCATGACCTGCATCAGGACCGACAGCATGTTCTTGGCGCGCACCATGCCGCCGTAGAACAACGCCAGGCCCGGGATTACCATCATGATGACCAGCAGGGTGGCGACGAACATCCAGGCGGTATCCCCTTTGTTGATGGACGGCGCCGCCATGGCCGGGAGGGCCAGGCCCAGGCCCAGCATGGCGGACAGGATTTTTGTCGTTATATGCTTCATGAACACTTTCCTTCTTACAGTGCGTCGTTGCCGGTCTCGCCGGTGCGGATACGGATGACCTGGGACAGGTCGGCCACGAAGATCTTGCCGTCACCGATCTTGCCGGTGCGGGCGGCGCCCTGGATCGCATCGATTACCTGGTCGACGATGGCATCGTCGACGGCGGCTTCGATCTTGATCTTGGGCAGGAAATCGACAACGTACTCGGCGCCACGGTACAGCTCGGTGTGGCCCTTCTGGCGACCGAAACCCTTCACTTCGGTCACCGTCATGCCTTGCACGTTGATTTCCGACAGCGCTTCACGCACTTCGTCGAGCTTGAAGGGCTTGATGATGGCGGTAATCATTTTCATGGTATTGCCTCTTTTGCTATCAAAAAGTTTTTGACACGGACAGCACGGCGGCCGATTTGCCCAGGTTCTTGCCTTCCGGACTCAGGTAGGCGTCGGTATTCGCCTTGTGCCAGGCCAGGGCCACGGTGGCGACCCCGAAGTCCTTCGTTACGCCAACCCGGTAGTCGGTGTACGACGCCGGGCTGTTGTTCTTGACGCGCTGGCGGCCGACGTGCAGGTTGAGCAGGAAGCCATTGCCCACGTCGATGTCGGCGCCCACGTCCAGGTATCCGCTCTGCTTGCTGTCGGCGGTCCCGAACAGATTGGTCGTCGAGTGCGAATACTTGATGTAGGCGGGACCGAAGCCGAGTCGGCCATACAGCTCGAAGGTGTTCGCGCTCGGATCCAGGCTATTGTCCGGATAGTAGTAATACAGTCCTCCGACGTCGTAGCTGACCGTGTCGGTCAGCTGGCCGCGCTTGCCGGCGTAGACGTCCCATTCGATATTGCCGTCGCCACCCAGATCCTTGGTCCATTTGATGGTGGACAGCCAAGTGCCTACGTAAAAGCCGGATGGGCTATGGACGTAGTCGACGCCGCCTTGCACGGCAGGGTCGAAATCGGTTTGCGCAAGACCGCGGTAACGGTATTCGCTGGTGATGCTCGCGTTGTAGCTCACCTGGTGTTCGGCGGGTTGTTCCTGTGCCATGGCCGGGATGCTGGTGAAAGCCAGAATCGCCAGGCTGATTGCGTTAAATTTTGCATTGCACTTCATGACAAACCCCCTTGATGAACAATTACTGCGTTTGGAATCCTTTTTTATCTCTCCACCCTTCGTTTAGCAGGATGTGTGCCAGCTCATAAAGCATGAAAAATGGCCTTGTTTTTTTGGTAAACACGCACCACATACGATTTGCTCCAATACAATCGACCGCGAAAGGCGTCCGCCGGTTCGCGCGACGCACCAAATCAGGCCTGTTTGCACCGCGCTGGTGCATGCAGCCTCGTCAGAAAGGGATAGGGATATGAACAACAGCAACTTCTTCAGCGATTTGCAGGGCAAGATCAACCAGGCGCTCGAAAGTGGACCGGCCAAGGACATCGAGCGCAACGTCAAGGCGGCGATGACTTCGGGCTTCGCCAAGCTCGACCTGGTCACGCGCGAGGAATTCGATATCCAGGCCCAGGTGCTGGCCAAGACCCGCGCCAAGCTGGAAGCGCTCGAACTGCGCGTGATCGAGCTCGAAGCACGCCTGGCCGGCGGCGCGTCGACCACATCATCGGCAGCGGCATCGACCACCCCACCGCCCGGCGCCGCGCCGTCGGCCACCGCGCCGTTCCCGGCCCAGCCCGAGGATCCGACCATCGTGCTGCCGCCAAGCCTGGACAAATCGGGCGACACGCCGATCAACAAACCCTGAACAGGGGTGCATTCATGGACA
This portion of the Telluria beijingensis genome encodes:
- a CDS encoding TorF family putative porin, which encodes MKCNAKFNAISLAILAFTSIPAMAQEQPAEHQVSYNASITSEYRYRGLAQTDFDPAVQGGVDYVHSPSGFYVGTWLSTIKWTKDLGGDGNIEWDVYAGKRGQLTDTVSYDVGGLYYYYPDNSLDPSANTFELYGRLGFGPAYIKYSHSTTNLFGTADSKQSGYLDVGADIDVGNGFLLNLHVGRQRVKNNSPASYTDYRVGVTKDFGVATVALAWHKANTDAYLSPEGKNLGKSAAVLSVSKTF